Below is a window of Halarcobacter anaerophilus DNA.
TCAAACTCTATATAAACATGAACATGAGATAATTTTAACCCAAAAAGAGAAACTTCTTCTTACTTTGTTTATTCATAATCTTGATAAAACGGTCAGCTCTGAAATGATACATGAATATGTCTGGGATAATAAAGAGATGGAAGCCGTTAGTATGAGAAGTATGATTCATAAACTGCAGAAAAAACTAAAAAGCGGAATGATCGTAAATATAAGAGGCGTAGGTTATAAACTTATGAAAAAAGAGTTTACTTAAATTCTTGTAAAAAATAAAGAGTTTTTATGTTAGAATGACTCTCTTGACAAAGAATGATTACTTACTTAATATTTTTAATTATAAACTATATAAATATATAAATAAAACCTATATACGGTTTATAGACGACTTAATAGAAGAAAATGATTTAAAAAAATTTAATATAAAAACATCGTTTTTGGATAATTATAGAAGAAGTAGATTCTATAATGAAGTTTTTCTTATAACAAGCAGCGGAAATATAGAGTTTTTGCATAAACAAAATCTTATAAAGTTTGTTTATTGTGACAAATGTGAGATTAATTCTCTTCTAAATATAAATATTAAAAATCAAAAAACCTATGAACTTATAAAAGTTTTAGAAATACTTCAAAAAAAGTTTTTTATAACAAACAATATAAGTGATATTAAATATATCCAGCATAGTGATATTTTAAATATGCATAAAAAAGTATTTAATACTTTTTTGTCTAAACCTATAATTAGTCTGATTTTAAATAATACTGCATATAGAGACAGAGATAACAATATTCATAAGTTATCCTATCTTACTCCCAAAAAATATTTTTTAAACTATATAAGAATAAAACGCATATTAAGTAAATATCCTCTTGCCACGGATGAATTAATAAAAAAAGAGTTGAAAACAGAGTTTGATATAGATATTTCAACGGTTCAAGTCTTTAAAATAAGAAAAAAATATTTTATTCCAAGTAGGACTCAAAGAGTTCATGAAAATAATTATGAGAGTTTTGAATACTATTTCAGCAGACCAAAATTGCTGATTAATGAAAATTTATTAAAATATAAAAACAGTGAAGCTGTTTATGAATTAATCAGTACTTCAAAAATAAATTATACCTACAAAGAGAGCTATACTGTATATATTGGATCAACAAAAAATCTTTATAAAAGACTTAACGAATATATAAACAGTAAAGGTCATACCCCTAAACTAAGAGCTTATATAAAATCCAACCTTATCTACTTTCGAGCCGTAGAAACAAAAAATTATAAAGGGCTTGAAACCACCCTGCTAAATAAGTTTATAGACTCTTTTGGCGAACTACCTCTTCTTAATAGCAATAACTCAAAAAAATAATTTCTTAACCTTAATGAAAAGATAAGATAAGATAAGATAATCGGTTATAAATAATTAACAGGAGTATAAAAAATGACCAATAATATTTCAACAAAAGCTAAGCTTATGTCATTTCCGTTAATGTTTTTAGTAATAATTATCATTTCTATTGTTACTTTTAGTTACTATCACAATTTATCAGAAAAAAGGAATAGTGCAGCTTTTAAAACTGAATTATTTATACAAGATCTGCTGCGAATACGAATTCTTGCAAATCAATTTCTAATGAATCCTAGTGAAAACAGATCAAAAAAAACGATAAAAAGTTTGGAACAATTAAATAATAAAATAATAAATTTTAAAAAGAGTTTAAGTCATAAAGAAAACAGAAATCTTTGTGATGAGATACTAAAAGCCTCAACGCAGTATTTAAAAGATTTTAAAAAACTTTCAAAAGAGGAGTTTTTAAATAACAACTCTTTGGCAAAAAACAATAAAGAGTATCTTTTTTTGATAAAACAGATGGTTGACTCTTCTAACAAATTAGAAGAGTTAATGCTTAAAATAAATAAAAGTGCAACATTATTGAAAAATGAATCTATAGAGACTATGGAAGAGGTATTAATCTCTATGGCAGCGGTTTTTATAATTTTGTTTTCTATTTTGTCTGTTTTTATTTTAAAACAGATTATCTCATCTTTGGATGATTTTAAAGAGGGCTTGGAGAGTTTCTTCAAATATTTAAATAGAGAAGCCAAACAAAGCAAACTTTTAGATGATAAAAGAAAAGATGAATTCGGTGTTATGGCAAAAATGGTTAATAGCAATATCTTAACAACGGAAAAATCTATTCAGGAAGACAGAGATGTTATTCAAAAAGTTATTGATGTCTTATCTGAACTTGAAAAAGGTGATTTATATCAAAGAGTAAAAACAAAATCATCAAATCCCGCTTTACAAAAACTAATATCTTTGTTAAATGAAATGAGTGAAAATTTAGAATCAAATGTTGACAGAGTTTTAAACATATTAGATGAGTATTCAAATTATAAATATAGAAACAAAGTTCAAACAAACAACTTAAAAGAGCATCTTTTAAGATTGGCAACAGGAGTTAATACTTTGGGTGATTCTATTACCCAGATGCTTATTGACAATGAGTCAAACGGTATTGTTTTAGGAAAAAGTTCAGACGTACTTATCCAAAATGTTGATGTTCTAAACAGAAATTCAAATGAAGCCGCAGCAGCTTTGGAAGAGACCGCAGCAGCTTTAGAAGAGATTACGGGAAATATTGTCAGCAATACGCAAAACGTAGTCAAAATGTCCGACTATGCAAAACAGTTGAGTAACTCTGCAAATGAGGGACAAAACTTAGCTTCAAAAACTACTTCTTCTATGGATGAGATAAATGATAAAGTGAACTCAATAAATGAAGCTATTGCAGTAATCGATCAAATTGCATTTCAAACAAATATTCTTTCACTTAACGCAGCAGTCGAGGCGGCAACGGCAGGTGATGCAGGTAAAGGTTTTGCGGTAGTTGCACAAGAGGTTAGAAATCTTGCTTCAAAATCGGCAGAAGCTGCCAAAAGAATAAAAGATTTAGTAGAAGATGCAACGCTAAGGGCAAATGAGGGTAAAAAAATAGCAGATGATATGATTGAAGGTTATGAAGGATTAAATGAAAATATAAAAAATACCTTGGAAATTATATCTGATGTTGAAATGGCAAGCAAAGAACAATCCACAGGAATAGAACAGATAAATGATGCGGTAACCTCTTTAGATCAACAAACCCAGGAAAATG
It encodes the following:
- a CDS encoding GIY-YIG nuclease family protein codes for the protein MTKNDYLLNIFNYKLYKYINKTYIRFIDDLIEENDLKKFNIKTSFLDNYRRSRFYNEVFLITSSGNIEFLHKQNLIKFVYCDKCEINSLLNINIKNQKTYELIKVLEILQKKFFITNNISDIKYIQHSDILNMHKKVFNTFLSKPIISLILNNTAYRDRDNNIHKLSYLTPKKYFLNYIRIKRILSKYPLATDELIKKELKTEFDIDISTVQVFKIRKKYFIPSRTQRVHENNYESFEYYFSRPKLLINENLLKYKNSEAVYELISTSKINYTYKESYTVYIGSTKNLYKRLNEYINSKGHTPKLRAYIKSNLIYFRAVETKNYKGLETTLLNKFIDSFGELPLLNSNNSKK
- a CDS encoding methyl-accepting chemotaxis protein, whose protein sequence is MTNNISTKAKLMSFPLMFLVIIIISIVTFSYYHNLSEKRNSAAFKTELFIQDLLRIRILANQFLMNPSENRSKKTIKSLEQLNNKIINFKKSLSHKENRNLCDEILKASTQYLKDFKKLSKEEFLNNNSLAKNNKEYLFLIKQMVDSSNKLEELMLKINKSATLLKNESIETMEEVLISMAAVFIILFSILSVFILKQIISSLDDFKEGLESFFKYLNREAKQSKLLDDKRKDEFGVMAKMVNSNILTTEKSIQEDRDVIQKVIDVLSELEKGDLYQRVKTKSSNPALQKLISLLNEMSENLESNVDRVLNILDEYSNYKYRNKVQTNNLKEHLLRLATGVNTLGDSITQMLIDNESNGIVLGKSSDVLIQNVDVLNRNSNEAAAALEETAAALEEITGNIVSNTQNVVKMSDYAKQLSNSANEGQNLASKTTSSMDEINDKVNSINEAIAVIDQIAFQTNILSLNAAVEAATAGDAGKGFAVVAQEVRNLASKSAEAAKRIKDLVEDATLRANEGKKIADDMIEGYEGLNENIKNTLEIISDVEMASKEQSTGIEQINDAVTSLDQQTQENAQIATQTHEISMETDKIAKLIITSVNEKDFINPSKKDEFKNKKEDSAYLEKIVL